The DNA segment GGCGGCGCCGGAAATTCGGGCGGGCGGGAAAAATATGAAGATGATTACAAAAGCGACGGCGAAAGCGGGGACGATTACGAAAACGAATACGAAGCGGAAGGCACAAAAGCTCAAGACGGCCTGGACGAAGGCGAAGCTGTCCGCACATGCGGCGGCGTAGAAACCAAAACATACGTGCCGGAAACCCGGTCGGGAACTGCGGCGTCCGCTGCCGTCCCTTTCCCGTCCGCGTCTGTTCCAGTTGCCGGCAATAGCCGCGTTGCGGCTTTTACCGGCACCGACATGGCACATGGCTTGCTTATGGCGGAGATTTTCGCCCGGCCAAAAGCGTTGCGCCCCAAACGGCGGATGTTTTCCGGCCGCCATTATTTGTAGTTGCCTGTTTTTATTTCCTGGGCAATATTTTTCGGAAAACCATGAACAAAATTGAATTATGGCAAAAGGAAATACGGCGAGCGGAAGAATTGGCGCGGCAAGATTCGCCTGTTCATTCTTTGCATCCCCTTGCCAAACTCATAACGACAATCTTTTTTCTGTTCATAGTGATTTCTTTCCCTCCGGCGGAAGTATATAGAATGCTTCCGCTTTTTATCTATCCAATATTCCTCGCGGCAGCAGGCAATATACCTTGGAGCTTTCTTTTTTTGCGGGTGTTGCTGGCTTCGCCCTTTGTCCTTTTTCTCGTTTTGTCCAGCCTGTTTTTCGTGCCCGCCGCCGATGTCCGCATAGCAGGGGCTACTTGGCCGCTTGGCCTTGTATTCGCGCTGAACATTGTTCTGAAATTTATCTTGACAATTATCGCCGGCTCCCTTTTGCTGGCAACGACCGGCATGGCG comes from the Acidaminococcales bacterium genome and includes:
- the cbiQ gene encoding cobalt ECF transporter T component CbiQ — protein: MNKIELWQKEIRRAEELARQDSPVHSLHPLAKLITTIFFLFIVISFPPAEVYRMLPLFIYPIFLAAAGNIPWSFLFLRVLLASPFVLFLVLSSLFFVPAADVRIAGATWPLGLVFALNIVLKFILTIIAGSLLLATTGMAQLARALHCLPVPRLFVQQLLILYRYIHVLLIETWHTTRACSLRSCGRGIRGKVWGPLLGQLLLRTLNRCENIHQAMLGRGFAGSLPVVGQKGIRAQDVLYAVFFCGLFLAARFYR